From a single Alkalihalophilus pseudofirmus genomic region:
- a CDS encoding F0F1 ATP synthase subunit gamma encodes MASLRDIQGRITSTKKTKQITKAMQMVSAAKLNRAQHNAQSFTPYTEKIREVVAAIASSGTEITHPMLEERPVKKTGYIVVTSDKGLAGGYNSSLIRSLLNTIKERHNSPDEYGIIIMGRIGRDLFKKRGLPIIQEVIGLPDQPEFNDIKNIARTSVEMFADGIFDELYVWYNHFVSPITQDVTEMKLLPLTDIGSDEKAASASASYEYEPNEQAILEKLLPQYAESLIYGSLLDAKASEFGARMTAMSAATDNASALIEELTLKFNRARQAAITQEITEIVGGAAALE; translated from the coding sequence ATGGCTTCATTACGTGATATACAGGGACGAATTACCTCGACTAAAAAGACAAAACAAATTACAAAAGCGATGCAAATGGTATCAGCGGCAAAGCTGAACCGTGCACAGCACAACGCACAGTCTTTTACTCCTTACACGGAGAAGATTCGTGAAGTTGTAGCTGCGATCGCATCATCAGGCACTGAGATAACGCATCCAATGCTTGAGGAGCGTCCTGTTAAAAAGACAGGATACATTGTGGTTACGTCTGATAAAGGGTTAGCTGGCGGATACAACTCTAGCTTAATTCGTTCTCTATTAAACACGATTAAAGAGCGTCACAACTCTCCTGATGAGTACGGAATTATCATCATGGGACGTATTGGACGTGATTTATTTAAAAAACGCGGATTGCCTATCATTCAAGAGGTAATCGGCTTACCGGATCAACCGGAATTTAATGATATTAAAAACATTGCGCGTACATCTGTTGAAATGTTTGCTGATGGGATCTTCGATGAGTTGTATGTTTGGTACAACCACTTCGTAAGTCCAATCACTCAAGATGTAACAGAAATGAAGCTCTTACCGCTTACAGATATCGGTAGTGATGAAAAAGCTGCTTCAGCTAGTGCTTCTTACGAGTACGAGCCAAATGAGCAAGCTATCCTAGAAAAACTTCTTCCACAATATGCGGAGAGCCTTATCTATGGATCACTGCTTGATGCGAAAGCGAGTGAATTCGGTGCGCGTATGACAGCGATGAGTGCGGCAACTGATAACGCATCTGCTCTAATTGAAGAGCTTACGCTTAAGTTTAACCGTGCGCGTCAAGCGGCGATCACTCAAGAAATTACAGAGATCGTCGGCGGTGCAGCAGCACTAGAATAG
- the atpA gene encoding F0F1 ATP synthase subunit alpha produces MSIKPEEISSLIKQQIESFQSDVQVQDVGTVIRVGDGIALAHGLENVMAGELLEFSNGVMGMAQNLEENNIGIIILGPYTDIREGDEVKRTGRIMEVPVGEELLGRVVNPLGQPIDGLGPIATTKSRPIESPAPGVMDRKSVHEPLQTGIKSIDTMIPIGRGQRELIIGDRQTGKTAIAIDTILNQKDEDMICIYVAIGQKDSTVAGVVETLRQRGALDYTIVVSASASDPAPMLFLAPYAGVSMGEEFMYNGKHVLVIYDDLSKQASAYRELSLLLRRPPGREAFPGDVFYLHSRLLERAAKLSDAKGGGSITALPFIETQAGDVSAYIPTNVISITDGQIFLQSDLFYSGIRPAVNAGLSVSRVGGSAQIKAMKKVSGTLRLDLAAYRELEAFAQFGSDLDKATQAKLNRGQRTVEVLKQDLHNPLPVEKQVAIIYALTKGFMDDIPVEDVQRFESEFFTFLDHNKKDLLDHIRTTGNLPEDADFKAAIEEFKKGFSASK; encoded by the coding sequence ATGAGCATCAAACCAGAGGAAATTAGCTCTCTTATAAAGCAGCAGATTGAAAGCTTTCAGTCTGATGTTCAAGTTCAAGATGTAGGTACGGTTATCCGTGTTGGTGATGGTATCGCGCTTGCACATGGCCTTGAGAATGTCATGGCTGGTGAGCTTCTTGAATTCTCAAACGGGGTAATGGGGATGGCTCAGAACCTTGAGGAGAACAACATCGGGATTATCATTCTAGGACCATACACAGACATTCGTGAAGGTGACGAAGTGAAACGTACTGGTCGTATTATGGAAGTTCCTGTTGGAGAAGAATTATTAGGTCGCGTTGTGAACCCGTTAGGACAACCAATTGATGGTCTTGGTCCAATCGCAACGACAAAATCTCGTCCAATTGAAAGTCCGGCACCAGGTGTTATGGATCGTAAATCTGTACATGAGCCGCTTCAAACAGGTATTAAATCAATCGATACAATGATTCCAATCGGCCGTGGTCAACGTGAGTTAATCATCGGTGACCGTCAAACAGGTAAAACGGCAATCGCTATCGATACGATCTTAAACCAAAAAGACGAAGATATGATTTGTATCTACGTAGCAATCGGTCAAAAGGATTCTACTGTTGCAGGTGTTGTTGAAACACTTCGTCAACGTGGAGCGCTAGATTACACAATCGTTGTATCAGCAAGTGCATCTGATCCGGCACCAATGCTATTCTTAGCACCATATGCAGGCGTATCTATGGGTGAAGAATTCATGTATAACGGCAAGCACGTTCTTGTGATCTATGATGATCTTTCAAAACAAGCTTCTGCTTACCGTGAGCTTTCACTATTACTACGTCGTCCTCCAGGTCGTGAGGCATTCCCAGGGGATGTATTCTACCTACACTCTCGTTTACTTGAGCGTGCAGCGAAGCTTAGTGATGCTAAAGGCGGCGGTTCAATCACTGCATTGCCTTTCATCGAAACACAAGCAGGTGACGTATCAGCTTATATCCCAACAAACGTTATCTCAATCACAGACGGACAAATCTTCCTTCAATCTGACTTATTCTACTCAGGTATCCGTCCTGCCGTTAACGCCGGTTTATCGGTATCACGTGTAGGGGGTTCTGCACAGATTAAAGCGATGAAGAAAGTTTCAGGTACATTGCGTCTTGACCTTGCAGCGTACCGTGAGCTAGAAGCATTTGCTCAGTTTGGATCTGATCTTGATAAAGCAACTCAAGCGAAACTTAACCGTGGTCAGCGCACAGTTGAAGTTCTTAAACAAGACCTTCACAATCCGCTTCCAGTTGAGAAGCAAGTTGCAATCATCTATGCTCTTACAAAAGGCTTCATGGATGATATCCCAGTTGAAGATGTACAACGTTTTGAGTCTGAGTTCTTCACGTTCTTAGATCACAACAAAAAAGATCTTCTAGATCACATTCGCACAACTGGAAACCTTCCTGAAGATGCAGACTTTAAAGCAGCGATCGAAGAGTTCAAGAAGGGCTTTAGTGCAAGCAAGTAA
- a CDS encoding F0F1 ATP synthase subunit delta, which produces MSNQAVANRYAYALFQLAEEKSILSQVVQEMELVKEVVNTTPEFLQLLSHPKVTAEKKRAFIENSFKDSLSETSLHTLLLLVENKRIESLVDMIDSFKEMSYEAQDMAEAVVYSAKPLTSEEQAQIAVIFAKKVNKAKLLVTNVVNKDLLGGLKIRIGDRIYDGSVKSQLDRLERQLIAGTR; this is translated from the coding sequence ATGAGCAACCAAGCAGTAGCCAATCGTTATGCATATGCCCTTTTTCAGCTTGCTGAAGAAAAAAGCATTTTATCTCAAGTTGTGCAGGAGATGGAGCTTGTAAAGGAAGTTGTGAATACAACGCCTGAATTTTTACAGCTTCTTTCGCACCCGAAAGTAACAGCAGAGAAGAAGCGTGCTTTCATTGAAAACAGCTTCAAAGATTCTCTAAGTGAAACAAGCCTTCATACACTGCTTCTATTAGTAGAAAACAAGCGTATTGAAAGTCTTGTGGATATGATTGATTCGTTTAAAGAAATGTCTTACGAGGCACAAGATATGGCTGAGGCTGTTGTGTATTCAGCTAAGCCGCTTACTAGCGAAGAGCAAGCGCAAATCGCTGTGATCTTTGCTAAAAAGGTGAACAAAGCGAAGCTTCTAGTAACCAATGTAGTGAATAAAGACCTTCTTGGCGGACTCAAGATTCGTATCGGAGACCGCATTTATGACGGCAGTGTTAAATCACAGCTAGACCGCTTAGAGCGTCAGCTGATTGCCGGTACACGTTAG
- the atpF gene encoding F0F1 ATP synthase subunit B: MGFDSINWGSALYQLIAFSTLLFLVSKFALKPLMGIMEKREQIINDQIDSAEKNRKEAEAFIAEQRAELERARTEANGIIQNAKKLSEQQGQDIVKAARDDAERIKESAVAEIQREKEQAVAALREQVAGLSVLIATKVIEKELNEAEQEKLVQEYLKEVGEEL, from the coding sequence GTGGGTTTCGATAGCATTAACTGGGGCTCAGCCCTTTATCAACTTATCGCATTCTCAACGCTTTTATTCTTAGTAAGTAAGTTTGCTCTTAAGCCTCTTATGGGGATTATGGAGAAGCGTGAGCAGATCATCAATGATCAAATTGATTCTGCAGAGAAAAATCGTAAAGAAGCTGAGGCGTTTATCGCTGAGCAGCGTGCAGAGCTAGAGCGTGCGCGGACTGAAGCTAATGGAATTATTCAAAATGCGAAAAAACTTAGTGAACAGCAAGGTCAAGATATTGTAAAAGCAGCACGTGACGATGCTGAGCGTATTAAGGAATCAGCAGTAGCTGAGATCCAACGCGAGAAGGAACAAGCAGTAGCTGCCCTTCGTGAGCAAGTTGCGGGTCTATCTGTTCTTATTGCTACTAAAGTGATTGAAAAAGAACTTAATGAAGCAGAACAAGAGAAGCTTGTACAAGAGTATCTTAAAGAGGTAGGCGAGGAGCTATGA
- the atpE gene encoding F0F1 ATP synthase subunit C encodes MSLLGAAIAAGLAAVGGSIAVAIIVKATLEGVTRQPELRGTLQTLMFIGVPLAEAVPIIAIVISFLLLFS; translated from the coding sequence ATGTCATTATTAGGCGCTGCAATTGCAGCAGGTTTAGCAGCGGTTGGTGGATCAATCGCAGTAGCAATTATCGTAAAAGCAACTCTTGAAGGTGTAACTCGTCAACCAGAACTTCGCGGTACACTTCAAACTCTAATGTTCATCGGTGTTCCTCTTGCTGAGGCGGTTCCGATTATCGCAATCGTTATCTCTTTCTTATTACTATTCTCATAA
- the atpB gene encoding F0F1 ATP synthase subunit A — MDHEAPIREFLGLSFNMSTVLMTTVTCVIVFLICFIGSRRLAMRPSGMQNFLEWAIDFVRGIVKANMDWKVGGQFIALAFTLLFYVFVANMLGLPFELYNPNTHEVWWKSPTSDPVLTLTMAVLVVVLTHYYGIKIRGFGEYLKDYVRPVPFLLPFKIIEEFANTLTLGMRLFGNVYAKEILMILLVGLGTSGLLGMFGAFLPLIVWQAFGMFIGAIQAYIFAMLAMVYMAHKVESH; from the coding sequence ATGGATCATGAAGCGCCTATACGAGAGTTTCTAGGGCTGAGCTTCAACATGTCCACAGTGCTTATGACGACTGTGACGTGTGTGATTGTGTTCTTGATCTGCTTTATTGGCTCAAGACGTCTCGCCATGCGTCCTTCTGGAATGCAGAACTTCCTAGAGTGGGCAATTGATTTCGTCCGTGGGATCGTTAAAGCGAACATGGACTGGAAGGTCGGTGGACAATTCATTGCACTCGCCTTCACCTTGCTATTCTATGTGTTTGTAGCAAACATGCTAGGGTTGCCATTTGAGCTTTATAACCCGAACACGCACGAGGTTTGGTGGAAATCACCAACATCTGATCCAGTCTTAACCTTAACAATGGCTGTGTTAGTCGTAGTACTGACTCACTATTACGGGATTAAGATCCGCGGGTTTGGCGAATATTTGAAAGATTATGTTCGTCCGGTACCATTTTTACTTCCATTTAAAATTATTGAGGAATTTGCCAACACGTTAACACTTGGAATGCGTCTATTCGGTAACGTATATGCAAAGGAAATCTTAATGATTTTACTTGTAGGTTTAGGAACATCAGGTTTACTTGGAATGTTTGGAGCATTCTTGCCGCTTATTGTATGGCAGGCATTTGGTATGTTTATCGGTGCGATCCAAGCGTACATTTTTGCCATGCTAGCGATGGTTTACATGGCACACAAAGTAGAAAGTCACTAA
- a CDS encoding ATP synthase subunit I, giving the protein MSNMTSLEGKMKQHTITTSILLVLFLVLFLITPLQTQFLGLALGLSVSFLNLWTTYRKTQVVGMVADRKRKQSFLPFILAGFGFGIRIILTIAAVYLALIYPDKLDVISVIAGLALIYVIIILDMLVQFVRKR; this is encoded by the coding sequence ATGAGTAATATGACTTCACTAGAAGGAAAAATGAAACAACATACAATTACAACTAGTATTTTGCTAGTGTTGTTTCTTGTATTATTTCTCATCACCCCACTTCAAACGCAATTCCTTGGCTTAGCTTTAGGCCTCTCCGTTAGTTTTCTTAATCTTTGGACAACCTACCGCAAGACTCAAGTAGTCGGAATGGTTGCCGACCGCAAAAGGAAACAGTCGTTTCTTCCATTTATTCTTGCAGGGTTTGGCTTCGGAATTCGTATTATTCTGACAATCGCTGCGGTGTATCTGGCCCTTATCTATCCGGACAAGTTAGATGTTATCTCAGTCATTGCAGGGCTTGCCCTGATCTATGTCATTATTATCCTTGATATGCTAGTTCAATTTGTGAGAAAGAGGTGA
- a CDS encoding AtpZ/AtpI family protein, translated as MSNGKRNPWRAMALVSVISSYVVGGVVAGVFTGLWLGNRLGAKPVFLIVSILIGLGVGFYGVMKTIEPFLGDDE; from the coding sequence ATGTCTAACGGGAAACGCAACCCATGGCGCGCGATGGCGCTTGTTTCAGTCATCTCATCCTATGTTGTAGGGGGAGTGGTGGCAGGTGTTTTTACCGGGTTATGGCTTGGGAATCGACTTGGTGCTAAACCGGTGTTCCTCATAGTATCTATCCTCATTGGTTTGGGTGTAGGTTTTTATGGCGTAATGAAGACGATTGAACCGTTCTTAGGAGACGATGAGTAA
- a CDS encoding S8 family serine peptidase, producing MRQIVWLCCCVLLLSVVSPAYATNAVFPERPQITERNLEENEKTVVIVTVKGTVDDAVAEVMAVLPSSKVRKTFNRLYNGFSLELEKGDLDVLKNVQSVERVDQIAQYEANLDGSVPFIGGDHVRGMFSRDGERLTGKGVKVAVIDTGIDYRHPDLQANYKGGYDVVDYDHDPMETQSTQGVPTLHGTHVAGIIAANGQVKGVAPEADIYAYRALGPGGQGTTEQVIEAIEKAVADGVDVLNLSLGNTVNGPDWPTSVALDKAVEEGVVAVTSNGNSGPKMWTVGSPGTSTKAISVGASAPPIKTPYATVFGDDAELTLFPMGGTMPWALKRDFPLVDGGLGTEEDLDELEVEGSVLLVKRGLIPFTEKAHNAKKAGAKAMIIYNNLPGAFVGVVEGGVKLPVVSVTKEDGEYLLDKLEEAHKELTIRTIYREEEDFIAPFSSRGPVTQTWEVKPDLVAPGVSIDSTVPRGYLALNGTSMSAPHVAGAAALVKQAHPDWSPEQIKAALMNSAKKLTSPEGERYLPHEQGAGRLQVDDALELKTLVYPGAVTFGKWTKEDPREKREVTFTIENHDNLPRTYHITPPFEAPDGLQWDVPFATTLKPGEKREVKLQLDMLPSVLAEGIHHGDILIEGGRETITVPYVFFIEEPNYPRLMAFNFGQGDTADTYRYELYLPGGAEEFGIVLYDPDTFEFVTFLDSKEDIGRGMVEGTLTDVDLEDGVYKALIYAVNDGQEDTIEAWVTIGEELPPRSQGLE from the coding sequence TTGCGTCAAATAGTCTGGCTATGCTGCTGTGTGCTGTTACTATCAGTGGTTTCACCGGCATATGCTACAAATGCAGTGTTTCCGGAACGACCGCAAATTACTGAAAGAAATCTTGAAGAGAATGAAAAAACAGTCGTTATAGTGACTGTAAAAGGTACGGTAGACGATGCAGTAGCGGAAGTGATGGCTGTCCTGCCTTCAAGTAAAGTGAGAAAAACGTTTAATCGTTTATATAATGGATTTTCCCTCGAGCTAGAAAAGGGAGATCTTGATGTATTAAAAAATGTTCAATCTGTAGAACGTGTTGATCAAATAGCACAATATGAAGCAAACCTCGACGGCAGTGTACCCTTTATCGGTGGCGACCATGTCAGAGGAATGTTCAGCCGTGACGGGGAGCGTTTAACCGGTAAAGGTGTGAAAGTGGCTGTGATTGATACGGGCATTGATTATAGACATCCTGATCTCCAAGCGAATTATAAAGGCGGCTATGATGTCGTCGATTATGATCATGATCCGATGGAGACACAAAGCACTCAAGGGGTGCCGACCTTGCACGGAACGCATGTTGCGGGAATTATTGCGGCCAATGGTCAAGTAAAAGGAGTGGCACCTGAAGCAGATATTTATGCGTATCGTGCTCTCGGACCAGGAGGACAGGGGACTACAGAACAAGTGATTGAAGCAATTGAAAAAGCAGTTGCTGACGGAGTAGACGTGCTTAATTTATCACTTGGAAATACAGTGAATGGACCCGACTGGCCGACAAGTGTTGCGCTTGATAAAGCAGTAGAGGAGGGGGTCGTTGCTGTCACTTCGAACGGAAACAGCGGACCTAAAATGTGGACGGTCGGCTCTCCCGGCACCTCGACAAAAGCAATATCCGTAGGTGCTTCAGCCCCGCCGATAAAAACACCTTACGCCACTGTATTCGGTGATGATGCAGAACTGACCCTGTTTCCGATGGGTGGAACAATGCCGTGGGCGTTAAAGCGAGATTTTCCGCTTGTTGACGGAGGCCTCGGCACGGAAGAGGATTTAGATGAGCTTGAGGTAGAAGGAAGTGTTCTTTTGGTAAAACGCGGCTTGATCCCGTTTACTGAAAAGGCTCATAATGCCAAAAAAGCTGGAGCTAAGGCAATGATTATTTACAACAATCTGCCGGGGGCATTTGTCGGCGTTGTAGAAGGCGGTGTGAAGCTGCCTGTTGTCAGTGTCACAAAAGAGGACGGAGAATATTTGCTCGATAAACTAGAGGAAGCACACAAAGAGCTGACGATCCGCACGATTTACCGGGAAGAAGAAGATTTTATTGCCCCGTTTTCCTCACGGGGACCGGTGACGCAAACGTGGGAAGTGAAGCCGGATCTAGTCGCTCCTGGTGTCTCGATCGACAGCACGGTTCCAAGAGGGTATTTAGCATTAAACGGAACAAGTATGTCAGCCCCGCATGTGGCAGGAGCTGCAGCCCTCGTGAAGCAGGCGCATCCTGACTGGTCGCCTGAGCAAATTAAAGCAGCATTGATGAACTCGGCTAAAAAGCTGACGTCACCAGAAGGGGAGAGGTATCTCCCGCATGAACAAGGGGCAGGCAGACTGCAGGTGGATGATGCATTAGAGTTAAAGACGCTCGTCTATCCGGGTGCTGTCACCTTTGGGAAATGGACAAAAGAAGATCCGCGTGAGAAGCGGGAAGTAACTTTTACGATTGAGAATCATGATAATCTGCCGCGGACTTATCACATCACGCCGCCATTTGAAGCGCCGGATGGACTACAGTGGGATGTGCCGTTTGCCACGACGCTTAAACCAGGTGAGAAGCGCGAGGTCAAACTCCAGCTCGATATGCTGCCTTCTGTTTTAGCTGAAGGCATCCATCATGGGGACATCCTCATTGAAGGCGGACGCGAGACGATTACGGTACCGTATGTTTTCTTTATTGAGGAGCCGAATTACCCGAGGCTGATGGCCTTTAACTTCGGACAAGGTGATACGGCAGATACGTATCGATATGAATTGTACTTACCTGGTGGAGCGGAAGAGTTTGGCATCGTTTTATATGATCCAGACACCTTTGAATTTGTCACCTTCCTCGACAGCAAAGAAGATATAGGCCGAGGGATGGTAGAAGGTACGTTAACAGATGTTGACTTAGAAGACGGCGTCTATAAAGCGCTGATTTATGCTGTGAACGACGGACAGGAAGATACAATTGAAGCATGGGTTACAATTGGAGAAGAACTCCCTCCGAGGAGTCAAGGACTCGAGTAG
- the wecB gene encoding non-hydrolyzing UDP-N-acetylglucosamine 2-epimerase, which translates to MSSKLKVLTVFGTRPEAIKMSPLVLELNKHQDTIQSFVAVTGQHREMLDQVLQLFDVKPDFDLNIMKERQTLADVTTNALQGLDGVIKEVEPDIVLVHGDTTTTFVASLAAFYNQVAIGHVEAGLRTFNKYSPFPEEANRMLTGVLTDLHFAPTEQAHKHLIDENKKDESIFITGNTAIDALKTTVNDSYQHEVLDKIGDGRLILLTAHRRENLGDPMRNIFRAVRRIADEHPDAHVVYPVHLNPAVREIAGDILGDHDRIHLIEPLGVLDFHNFANRAEIILTDSGGVQEEAPSLGTPVLVLRDTTERPEGIEAGTLKLAGTDEDDVYRLTDELLRNKEEYDRMAKASNPYGDGEASARIVQALLYHFTQTKERPEPFKPLSAE; encoded by the coding sequence ATGAGTTCAAAGTTGAAAGTCTTAACGGTGTTTGGGACAAGACCTGAAGCGATTAAAATGTCGCCTTTAGTGCTTGAGCTGAACAAGCATCAAGATACTATTCAATCGTTTGTAGCTGTAACAGGCCAGCATCGTGAAATGCTTGATCAAGTGCTTCAGTTATTTGATGTGAAGCCGGATTTTGACTTGAATATTATGAAAGAACGTCAAACGCTTGCTGATGTAACAACCAATGCGCTCCAAGGGTTAGATGGAGTCATTAAAGAAGTTGAGCCTGACATTGTGCTTGTGCATGGTGATACCACAACAACGTTTGTAGCAAGTCTTGCAGCTTTTTACAATCAAGTAGCTATTGGTCATGTTGAAGCAGGTCTTCGAACGTTCAATAAGTACTCTCCGTTTCCGGAAGAAGCGAACCGTATGCTGACAGGCGTATTAACTGATCTGCACTTCGCCCCGACAGAGCAGGCGCACAAACATTTGATTGATGAAAATAAGAAAGATGAATCGATCTTTATTACGGGAAATACAGCCATCGATGCCCTAAAGACTACGGTCAATGACAGCTATCAGCATGAGGTATTAGATAAAATTGGTGATGGCCGTCTAATCTTATTAACGGCGCATCGTCGTGAAAATTTAGGCGATCCAATGCGAAATATTTTCCGTGCAGTCCGTCGCATTGCAGATGAGCATCCGGATGCCCATGTTGTTTATCCTGTGCATTTAAATCCAGCCGTGCGCGAGATTGCTGGCGATATTTTAGGTGATCATGACCGTATTCACTTGATTGAACCTCTTGGTGTGCTTGATTTCCATAACTTTGCTAATCGTGCTGAAATTATTTTAACGGATTCTGGCGGTGTGCAGGAAGAAGCGCCGTCGCTTGGAACGCCGGTTCTTGTCCTGCGTGATACGACAGAGCGTCCTGAAGGTATTGAGGCAGGTACACTGAAGTTAGCTGGAACAGATGAAGATGATGTATATCGTCTTACAGATGAACTGCTTAGAAATAAAGAAGAATATGATCGCATGGCAAAAGCGTCGAACCCTTATGGGGACGGAGAAGCATCTGCCCGCATCGTTCAAGCCCTTCTTTATCATTTTACACAAACAAAAGAGCGTCCTGAGCCATTCAAGCCGCTTTCAGCCGAATAA
- the upp gene encoding uracil phosphoribosyltransferase, whose protein sequence is MSKVFVFDHPLIQHKLTYIRDKNTGTKEFRELVDEVAALMAFEITRDLPLKDVEIETPVGPANSKTIAGKKLGLVPILRAGLGMVDGILQMIPAAKVGHVGLYRDPETLKPVEYYVKLPTDVNEREFIVIDPMLATGGSAVEAINSLKKRGAKTIKLMCLVAAPEGVEVVKDEHPDVDIYLAALDEKLNEKGYIVPGLGDAGDRLFGTK, encoded by the coding sequence ATGAGTAAGGTGTTTGTATTTGATCACCCATTAATTCAACACAAATTAACGTATATTCGTGACAAGAATACAGGAACGAAGGAATTCCGTGAGCTTGTAGATGAAGTAGCAGCGCTTATGGCATTCGAAATTACACGTGACTTACCTTTAAAAGATGTGGAAATTGAAACGCCGGTTGGGCCAGCAAATTCAAAAACAATCGCAGGGAAAAAGTTAGGTCTTGTGCCTATTTTACGTGCAGGTCTTGGAATGGTTGATGGAATTCTTCAAATGATTCCAGCTGCAAAAGTAGGGCATGTCGGCTTATACCGTGATCCTGAAACATTAAAGCCGGTAGAATACTACGTAAAGCTTCCAACTGATGTAAACGAGCGTGAATTCATCGTTATTGACCCAATGCTTGCGACAGGCGGTTCTGCAGTAGAAGCAATCAACAGCCTTAAAAAGCGCGGTGCGAAAACGATCAAGCTGATGTGTTTAGTTGCTGCCCCAGAAGGTGTTGAAGTGGTGAAAGATGAGCACCCTGATGTAGATATTTATCTTGCAGCCCTTGATGAGAAGTTAAACGAAAAAGGTTACATCGTCCCTGGTTTAGGTGACGCGGGTGACCGTTTATTTGGAACGAAATAA